Proteins co-encoded in one Methylomonas albis genomic window:
- a CDS encoding group I truncated hemoglobin: protein MSETTATLYEQLGGEAAVNAAVDIFYRKVLSDHRINRFFDNTDMDKQAAKQKSFLTMAFGGPNNYSGADMRQAHAHLVKKLGLDDSHFDAVVENLAATLQELNVPQELINQVAAIAESTRNDVLDR, encoded by the coding sequence ATGAGCGAAACCACCGCAACTCTTTACGAACAATTGGGCGGCGAAGCGGCCGTTAACGCGGCTGTCGATATTTTTTATCGCAAAGTCTTGAGCGATCACCGCATCAACCGCTTTTTCGATAACACCGATATGGACAAACAGGCCGCCAAACAAAAATCCTTTTTGACCATGGCCTTCGGCGGTCCGAATAACTATTCCGGCGCCGATATGCGCCAAGCCCATGCACATCTGGTTAAAAAACTGGGGTTGGACGACTCGCATTTTGACGCGGTGGTCGAAAATCTGGCGGCTACCTTACAAGAATTGAACGTGCCGCAAGAGTTGATCAATCAAGTCGCGGCTATTGCCGAAAGCACGCGTAACGACGTGTTGGACCGCTAG
- a CDS encoding helix-turn-helix transcriptional regulator, with protein MVKLTGSRQEQILKLLLSTTAGMSIDELAAQLEISRNAVKQHLTGLEKDQLVQEATLNSTGGRPSRNYILTEQGRNRLPKQYPWFCNLLLGELKTELGEAALRQMLWRMGVNLAQSLAPQFSGKDPAQKQSALLELMQSLGYHAEMDAEQAQPTIKAVNCVYHDLAQQHPELCEFDRALITTLLDRPVEQTACMALQDCACKFKIGNTGT; from the coding sequence ATGGTCAAACTTACCGGCTCGCGCCAAGAGCAAATCTTAAAATTACTGCTGTCCACCACGGCCGGCATGAGTATCGACGAGCTGGCCGCGCAATTGGAGATTTCCAGAAACGCCGTCAAGCAACATCTCACCGGCCTGGAAAAAGATCAGTTGGTTCAGGAAGCCACGCTGAACAGCACCGGCGGCCGGCCTTCGCGCAATTACATACTGACCGAACAAGGCCGCAACCGTCTGCCCAAGCAATACCCCTGGTTTTGCAACTTGTTGCTAGGCGAGCTGAAAACTGAACTGGGCGAAGCGGCTTTAAGGCAAATGCTCTGGCGTATGGGCGTCAATCTGGCGCAGTCGCTGGCCCCGCAATTCAGCGGCAAGGACCCGGCACAAAAGCAAAGCGCGCTGCTGGAATTGATGCAATCGCTGGGTTATCACGCCGAAATGGATGCCGAACAAGCGCAGCCGACCATTAAAGCCGTTAACTGCGTTTATCACGATTTGGCGCAGCAGCACCCGGAACTGTGCGAATTTGATCGCGCGCTGATTACCACTTTGTTGGATAGGCCCGTCGAGCAAACCGCTTGCATGGCCTTGCAGGATTGCGCCTGCAAATTCAAAATCGGTAATACAGGCACCTAA
- a CDS encoding D-alanyl-D-alanine carboxypeptidase family protein: MSQPYRTTTSLFSGLLLLLTAFSLQAASPIFTPAAPSVAASSYFLLDFDSGRVLAEKDADKRVSPASLTKIMTAYVVFRELKAGHLTLDEKVTISQNAWETGGSKMFVEVNKQVVVEDLLQGMIIQSGNDASVALAEHVAGSEQTFATMMNEQASRLGMANSNFENATGLPSPNHYSSAHDLATLARAVIKEFPEYYRWDKQKEFTYNGITQQNRNLLLWRDPSVDGLKTGFTDDAGYCMVASAKREDMRLISVVMGTASAGARSNESQSLLNYGFRFFETHRLYEGNKPLGEARVRKGVTSKVAVGLPEDLYVTAPRKHFNELKAETQIDKGVFAPLNKGDTVGNLNISLAGEAILSKPLVALDAVAEGGIFRRLYDAAIGLLEKE; the protein is encoded by the coding sequence ATGAGCCAACCTTACCGCACAACAACCAGCCTGTTTAGCGGGCTGCTGTTATTGTTAACCGCCTTCTCGCTGCAAGCCGCCAGCCCGATTTTCACTCCCGCCGCCCCTAGCGTCGCAGCCTCCAGTTATTTTTTATTGGATTTTGACAGTGGCCGGGTATTAGCTGAAAAAGACGCTGACAAGCGCGTATCCCCTGCCAGTTTGACCAAAATCATGACCGCCTACGTGGTGTTCCGCGAGCTAAAAGCCGGTCATTTGACACTGGATGAGAAGGTCACGATCAGCCAAAACGCTTGGGAAACCGGCGGTTCGAAGATGTTCGTGGAAGTGAACAAACAAGTCGTGGTGGAAGACTTGCTGCAAGGCATGATCATTCAATCCGGCAACGATGCCAGCGTAGCCTTGGCCGAACACGTCGCAGGTAGCGAACAAACCTTCGCCACCATGATGAACGAACAAGCCAGCCGTCTGGGCATGGCCAACAGCAACTTCGAAAACGCCACCGGCCTGCCCAGCCCCAACCATTACAGCTCGGCGCATGACCTGGCGACCTTAGCCCGCGCGGTGATCAAAGAGTTCCCGGAATATTATCGCTGGGACAAGCAAAAGGAATTTACCTATAACGGTATCACCCAGCAAAACCGCAACCTGCTGCTGTGGCGCGATCCTTCCGTTGACGGCTTGAAAACCGGCTTTACCGACGATGCCGGCTATTGCATGGTGGCTTCAGCCAAGCGCGAAGACATGCGTTTGATTTCGGTAGTGATGGGCACAGCCAGTGCCGGCGCGCGTTCCAACGAGAGTCAATCGCTGCTGAATTACGGTTTCCGCTTCTTCGAAACCCATCGTCTGTACGAGGGCAATAAACCGCTGGGCGAAGCACGGGTCAGAAAAGGCGTGACCTCCAAAGTTGCGGTTGGCTTGCCGGAAGATCTGTATGTCACCGCCCCGCGCAAACACTTCAACGAATTAAAAGCCGAAACCCAGATCGACAAGGGCGTATTCGCGCCGTTGAACAAGGGCGATACCGTCGGCAACCTGAACATTTCACTGGCGGGCGAAGCTATCCTCAGCAAACCGCTGGTGGCTTTGGATGCTGTCGCCGAGGGCGGCATTTTCCGCCGTCTGTACGACGCAGCCATTGGTTTACTGGAAAAAGAATGA